The genomic interval GAGAGCTTATTTATatggtttaattatttttttatcagcaataacaaataaataaatgcgAGTCATTTCAggtgattcaacccttatacaaaagaTACAAAACTTACTACTAACTAAAACAAAAGTACTAACCGGACACAAAACTTAAACTACATCAAACAATCATTCTCATACAATTCAAAGGAACCACACACTAACTAGAAAAGAGAAACAAGGCAGACCGAGATCTAACATTAATCCAAGACCAAATCTTTTATTGCACCCGTACACACTTCAAACGCATGGTTTAATTATTATAAGTTGAttgaaatgattttaaaattataaagttataaaatattgataatcaattttataagatGAATCAGTGAAGTGTTATAAATATTATCTTAGTGTTGACGAATTGATTGTAATTTGATTCTATTCTACTTGCACTTCCCCAATTATCTTTATAATGCATAGGTCAATTTGAATCATTCAAATGTCCCCAAGTAGCTAATCGAATTTATTCCCGATTCAGAAACCTTGTTTTAagtttatttgtttgtgttaccTTTAAGCTGGATGccattatcaaaataaataaataaataaacctaACAGCACTTTGATATATTCGATTTtcattactttttttctttccatttcTGGTCAATTTTTTTGCCACTGCTACAGAAAATGTCTTTACAAACGCTGTAAGGACACAGTATGGGCACtaacaaaaatatatgaatCTGATCATGTTGACATtcaacatatataataattaatgcatatattaatatattaatttatcgTAATCTTGATTCCTTCTCTTTTCCCCCTCCATTTGAATGGTGCGAATGAGACGTTTTCATTCCCTTTATTTCGTGCAAGCAATTTTCATTAATAACGCTTTGCCTTGTACGGTTCAAGATCAATTTCTCTCATATTGGCTTCCTTACACGAAATAAACAATGGAGTTTTCTGTTTTGCTTAAACAAAGATGATGTAacattttttaatcaaataattaaaatcatcATGAACTGAGTTATTGGAGAATTGACAAGGTTGTAATTTTGATTTGGTAGATTCCATCCTCCATGAGCGCTTAAATACAACTActacattatataaatattttagattttcaattataattattctaTTAGTTATAATAATGATTATCAATTTGTGGTATTTTTTATAtggtatataaatataatttataattatatataaaggaAATTTCtcattataattgttttttagtATACACAATTTCTCTCGATTCtaccttatttaatatatataattttattaatacaatagaatattttatcatttcatgtgaattacttaaaaaataaaattattttttaatttagtttttataagaCTTCTCACTCTTTTCttaattccttattttaaggtaacaagaagaaagagagagCATACTCTCATAAGTTTCTACACCAAATTtcacatatcaaataaaataatcttcATTTCTAATTAGTACTCTCTTCACTCAATTTCAAGCAACtatattatttggtaaaatCATTATTCTTTTGTATCTACCATCAAGTCAATCATAACTTTAACATGAGCATTATCACACTCTCTAATCCCAAAACTAtcagaagaagagaaaaaacttgaagaaaaagagactccgaaaaaaaaatagatattgtttaatcaattcattatttttcttttacatattattttttgtttttcattttcgactcattcataattatttttgtatatatgttaaatttttatcatcgtaaaaattgagtaaaaaataatacagATACACATacgttattaataatatatatatatatatatatatatatatatatatatatatatatatatatattataaatgaaatatataaaactaataaGAACAATGATTGATGGGTTGATACATAATCTGCAACTAGTGATGCATCATCCCTATATTCTTCCCCAACCGTCCATGGGTTTTGGGGACCTCTGTGGTTCCTTAGATATAGACATCAGATTTGGATGTCTGGGGTGGGAAAAGAGTGAATCAATGAGAGATATGAACCAAAAgctactttttcttttcttttttcaatttcatGGCTGCCAAATTGGCCACTTCCACTCTTAGATACCAGTAACACTGTAACGGCACCAAATGCGATTACTCGACGCTGAAACTAAAGGGGAATAGTGCAAAGGCACTTTTGCAAGAGGTGGGGTACAACAACAAAGAAAACGAAAGCTACAAGAGGATGTtcctaaaaaaataagaataaactaaaacatttttaactacaatatttaacattttataagAAGGATTAGAtgggtttaaaaaaaatagaagtgaTTTTGTTTACATGtgaaaagtataaattatatggatcctaaaaatgaaaatgcttTTGTTTGTTCGTTTTGAGTGTGATTGGTGAGTTGAGGCAGCTTTCGGTTGTGGCATGGTAAGACAGAGATTGGTGGGGCATGAAGAAAGTCAAATATACTTTtgataatttgttttatatagAGAGATGTGTGGAAACCACACGAAGGCGTGTGCCGTGAGGAGCCACGTATCCTCCGAATCACGCTCTGCCGTCACCCTCCTTCATTCTTAATTCCTTTCACAAACTACCCACGCAACCACCAATCACCACATTTTCCTTTCATTCCTCTCAAGAACCAACTACATCAAATAATACGTAGTGGtttcaaattgattttagtGAAATGAATTAGTTTCTCTctattaaaaagttataattacactctaactcaatcttaaaaaaaattataaaattgagttaaacttaaatttacaaattatttaaaagtaattcTAACGAAAGTTTGTTGGATTTATAAAGTCATATAGATCACTATCAAACCATCTATCATATATAGTTTTGTATACGAGTTGATAGATCTAAACGTTGAGTGTTAAAAATCATACATCAATTAgaaataagaacattttataatataatatataaatgaatgtaAACTTCATTTTATTAACtagttttataaagttgagttaaatttaaaatctaatttttagtAGTATTTAACATCAAAGATCAAATGAGTTGTGTGGGAAATCATGCGTAACAACGAGAATTTgttagagatctcacatcgatcAGAGATGAGGACAACTCATTGTATATaaatgagtgcaaacctcattttcatgagtcagttttataaggttgagttagccttaaagtccactttttaCTAGAATTAGCATTAATAATAAGAAACGTGACGAGTCTAAAGTCAAAGACTAAGGTATATATGGTTTGAACCCATGAAGGTGCATGCACTGTAGTACAGTCGTGGTGAGAAGCGGATGCACGTTGGATGAAGGAGGGAAAGAGTGAGCTTAGGGTCAGTTTGTTTCCAATCATGGATTTGCGTAAGCCAACAAAATCAAAGAAAACACGAAAATAAAATAAGGTAAAAAacttttgatgtttttttttcgTAACTATATGCTAAGATTTGCAAAGAAAATCACGATTATAATTACAAAAACTCTGCATTAtgtacaataataaataaaatagcatGTATAAATTCAATATTAAGCTGACTAGTAAGTGTTGGAGAATCGGTTGCAgacatattaaatatatattatagttttatattattaatatttatatttatattattattaaaataataaaaatagtcaatatataaaataataataatataaaaaattgttggagatcctacatcgactagagattagagcctttcatagtatataagtgggtgcaaacttcaTCCCATTGAACCAGTTTTATGAGcctgaattaggcttaaagttcacttcgtaatttagtatcagagccattttgaaTTAGGCTTATTGTGCCACCtcctatcggaccacccataatatatagtctcacgcacgagttggcggTCTCAGCGTGaatgagtgcaaacctcacccccaTTGAGAggtaaagtccacttcgtaataaaaatattaataataattatataataaaaaaaacaatttcaaatcaCATCTATATCACTTACGaactttcatatattttttttttcaattcttaaTCCAAATAACTTTTTTCTCCATATACTTTCCCTTCAAATCTAGTTCATAAAATCTACTCCATAATCCAACGAAAACCGAATACATTCAAGACTATTTCTAACCAGTTTattgattatattttatattatagtaCAAGAGTGATTTGAAAACGATTACTGGGATGCTGAAGAGGGAatgaatgataaatattattgacaacgaaattgattttgaatccatgtgtatataattgaaaaatatattgggagatatttttgtataaacaatttttttatgattatttatatttttattttgattactaTCAGTGGATAAAGAAAGAGGGTAAGTaacttttttttagaaatttattatcacttttcatatttctttagaagtttaaataaaaaaaagttataatttcaTCACACATGTCAAtagattaaataattattttaagatagAATTCTAACAAATTATACTCATTTATATTAAGATTcaattctaaaataatatatgatatatatatatatatatatataatcactaaagtaaaaaaaataattaaattttaagtctttaataaatttggatatttttaatatctttaataAGTTTTATTGGTCTATATTTAGTACtaaaaaaatctatatttttcaattgagCTTCTTCTTGTTTATTTTGTAGGTTAATTGGGTGATATGATTGTTATTTTACCATGTTTTCTTTTTACTTATCTTCACATgttattttctataaatattaaatgtcATAGTTTTGTGGTTAATATAATAGAAACTTTTATTATTGGATTAAagtaaacaaaaatgaaaatgaaggcAAAACAAAACCTAAATATGATGTAAGATTGTGGAACTCCTCACCCTTATTTCACAGTCTCCGAACATTTGTAAACTAAAcctaatatttaaaatgttttatttgtaatgacttcatatatttttagttctaaaaaaatataagtaagttttaaatttctgacaattttttaatcattattttttatctttattttaattaaggTTATATTAACGatgaaaataaaagtatttattaatacaatgaaggtaacaaaaattattttaaactgaaataattaaatatgtttagaTATATACATGATTTGATTAAGTAATATATTTCTtacttaatataaaaatatatataattatacgttattttttattttcaaccaagaattttaattttttacattgtacttttaataaaaaataattataattttcttatatgcTTTCAATTTACTttctatatattaattttgatattataattttgaatattataaaatattttaaccttaaataaaataaaataagtaataaatatattttatatttttaaaaataataattaaaatatattaaaactgggtgtaaaactaaaaaaatattattattctttttttttctttgttacataatttaataataagataaagtagttgttttcataatatattaatatattttttattaattactatACGTAGAAAATTGTAATTTgataatcataaaataaaaattatatacacaCTTTCCAATCTCAAACCCACTAATAGAagaagagaaaatcaaataagaggagaaaaaaaaatgttgaataatcaattcatattttttatatgttatttatctaaaaaaatttatgtatgTATGTTAAACTTCTATGTTAatatgtttctaaattagtttctattattgttaaatggtttctaatttgacatataattagctaccaaagtttttctaccaaatttagaatctaaataatttatagttaaaaccttgatagctaattaaataccgatttagaaactatttaacaataatagaaattaatttagaaatcaacaaattgtttagtttctaaaataactatttaacaataatagaaattaatttagaaatcaacaaattgtttagtctctaaaataatatataatttaatcactatagcaactaaatattttttatctttaaaattaatttttatttcataattttcttgtaagaCAGATCAGAAGGTAACAACATTCCGATAATAAAAATTATGCATGTTTCCAAACATAGCATTGGAGCATAAATGTTGAAGAAAATCCAATTTATAAACATTGTTGTAGACTTGCATATACATCcaaaatggaagaaaataacAATGTTGTAACTTACAACTTTCATTTCACTTAGAATCTTTTAGATGTTTTGGAGTTATACAGTAGAAAGTAGATTCAAACATTGAAAACTTTACATCATAATTAATCTTCTAGTTGGTTAGTTAGCTAAAGTTACTTAAAGTTTTCTCTATAGTGTTTGAACAGAATGCAACAAGAAATGCAGTCCATTAACGACATCATATAGCATTAGCCCTAGTTTACCTCCAAACCAGCTACCCATCTGACTTCCAACAAGGTAACCAAGTCTCCCAAGCCTTTGCTCCCCAAGAAAGCCTCCAGCATAAGTTCCAAACAAAGTGCCACTTCCCCTAAAGAACCCCTCAGTCAAAGTACCACCATAGTACACAGATTCAAAAAAATCCCATCCTGAAGACATGATAGGACCCATAGTGACTTTGGCTTTACGAGAAGCCAATTTTGCTGCCTTTTCACCTTCTTTTTTGGCATATTTCACTGAAGCACTTTCTGTCATTCCCTGCTTCACAACATCAACAAGGGCAGATTGCGTTGCTTCTTGCCTTGCTCCTTCAACACGAGCAGCTCTGATATTGTTCATGTACAGCTTCACACCTTCCTTCACACTACATGCTAATGTTCCAGAATTCATGTCAAAGCAATTTAAGAGTGCGAACTTCCCAGTATGGGATGATGCACTCTCACCAACAAGTTGCTTGCATTTTTTGGCTAAAAGAAGGAGCACGGAATAATGAGCAACAAGAATGTGTTAGTGATAAGGAACAAGTTCAAGATCAAAACAAGAATGTCTTCAAATATTCTAATCATTCATTTTATAGTTAACAATGGAGATTGCATATTAATTGTATCTTTATCACTCCAGAGGAAGCAGAATCCACCACATTAATGAtcacataataaaattaaaacatgcACATCACACAAGAAATATTCTACGCTGTGTAACTATTATGTGAACAATCATGATAGTCCCAGACAATTGGTGCAGAATTATTTATCagtaaaaacaatatttatcaGTTAAAActtgatattaaaatattactttgatTAATAGAATTCTGATTATAGACTCTTGTAGTACTTCACAATCAATAtttgtagaaaaataaaaactaattatgcAAACTCTCCCAAATTAAGATCATTGTCAAATTCTTCACGAATAATTAGTATGAAGTAAGCAATAAACATTCACTGTCCAATCGTGCCTGATGCAAGATTACGAGTAATTTgacatgaaattaaaaaaaaaggaaccGAATTTTTTTGCTGTTTTTCTTCCTTTATTTTCTACGCAATCAAACAAAGTAGAGATGCAAGAGTTAAATCATTGATATCtgctatattttttaatctcatTGATGTCTGCCACATTTTTTAATCTCGTTGATGTCTATAATTAGATAACATCAATGTCAAATGGTTTCAgagaaagatgaagaaaaggtaaatcaattgtaagaaaaaaaaaatagaatagatTGAATAGGAAATGAAAAATTGGATACCTGTGACGCTAAAAGCAACGATGGCAGTCACAATGGTTAGAAATCGAACTTTCTTCTTCTGGAAAGCCATGGCATGGCAGTAACGGAAAACGAAATGTAAGGAATTATTTAGAAATTAGTGTAAAGTATAAACAATGATAAATTAAAGAGGCCTTCAAATGAAACCTTCCAAGAGAGGGAAGAATCTTAACAATAGATTCTTGGTTTGAGGTTCAGGTAAAATTATTGCTAGCAAGAGAGAAGCCAAATTCGAAAGTGCACAACGTTAATGATTATGGGTTGTCTAATCGGCCCAACTACATTGTTTAAAATGGGCTTGCATTAGGCATTAAAATTTCATGTAATGAATTCAGCAATGTGTACGTTGGTTTCGGACAACTTCAATTATATAATCTTAATTATTAGGATAACATTAATGTAAAAAGCactaaacaatatatataagtcttgttttctatatttaacGGGATCTGTATAAATTTTatgtaatattaaattaaaattttcagtCTAATTACATTAACCTCACAATTATCCTTACGTATCATTCTTTTCTATCACGCTATCATTAAAACTATTTCACTTTTAGCctctaaatttatttattttaattttaatttttttattgaatgtcACCCACATGTTACATTCTGTCACAAAAGCTGTTTACCttcattcttttctttcaatCAATTCCCACTTCCATAATGAAGCATACCATAGGATCGATATGTCAGTCACGAAGTTTGTTCAAGATTGCAATTTCTTAAGTCGGGATTAGCAAAAAGAATATTGCAACTTAAAATATCGAAACATCGAAAGGAATGAAAAAGAATATCGTAGATTTGTTACAAATTTGTCGAAAATAACTTCTCCAACTGAGATTAAAAGAACAAAAGGTACTTGCCGTTAACGTTGATATATACTGTTAGACTCATTAGTGTAGCAAGAGATAAACGCAAATTCTAGTAAAAAAATCATCCTTTATTCCCAGGAGATAAAAAGGATACAAATCTCACGTTCCTTCTACTAGTGTCATGTGTATATAAACGAATCTTAAAAGAACAATAATCATGGTTTGCCTGCATCAAAGGTAATGGGAAGTTATTCCGACTCCGCAAGCCAAAAAATATCAAGCTTCATACTTccacatatatataatttagtgaTATGTATTTGTCGCGGCACATATACCATAGGAAGCCAAAAATGCTTCCTTATATTCTGATATAAACCTTGATGAGAAATGACTTAACCTCAGACTCTGAAAATGCATTTCAGCACTGAATATGCAAAATATTGCCATAGGCTGAGAATTTGATTGATTTAAGCATCATCCTCTTTATCCAAAGAAGCTGATAGATAGCTCAAGATGAATCCGTCTAGATCACCCTCAAGGACGGAGTCAGGATCTGAAACCTCATAGTTTGTTCTAAGATCTTTCACCATACGGTAAGGCTGCATcatacataaaataatattagttattattaaaattaaggtAAAATGCCTAGATCATGTCAGACTGCTAAAAAATGGGAGGGAGAGACATGTACAATCTCAAACCTACATGGAGAACATAACTACGAATCTGACTGCCCCATGTTATGTCAGTGAGAGACTCTGTATGTTGTGCATTGAACTTAGCCTGGCGTGCCATCTCCAGTTGGTCTAACCTTGACTGAAGCACAGCCATAGCTGAAGCCTTATTCTGATGCTGCGATCTGTTTTCAAATAATACCCAAAATCAAAACCTAAGAACACAACATAATAAATGGTTGATTGAGAATACAAACAAGATCATTTCCTGAGGCATGGACGAGCACTACCCTTAAGGATTTATCTGTGTCGTGCAAGCCCCTCAGAGTACAATAGGAACTTCTCGGGTGGTACCAAGGAGCACAGAACCAGCAAGCAAGTTCTCAAGAGCAAAGAACACCAGATAGAAGAAGAGAGGAGAGTGAGTGAAGGTGTATTTTGGAGGAGAGGAGAGGCACTTTTTGTAGGAATTGAAGACTTGACCTACACGGTCACAAACTCCCATAATCACCTAGGTTATGGGAGTTTTGGAGGAACATTGAGTAGATAGTGGAGGCACATTGCAGAGAAAGGTGAGGCAACGTTCATGGAACTTGGAAGCAAAGGATCCCATAAACCTAGGTTCCAACGTTCACAAAGTCAAAAATTAAGGAAATCCAAATAGgctttaaaatttatatagccagaggcaaaaaagaaaaaaaacaaataaaccaAGTGGTAAAAAGAACCTTGACCTTCTTATTGCATGGGGAAGGAGGGAATCGCCGGGAATTGAACTAAATCGTGCATAGAAACCTCAAATGAGGCCCACAACTTCATGAATACGAGGATCACCTCCTTTGCTACCTAATATAAACCCTTTGAGTGTGTGTAATCTAGGCAATGTAGGACTATATATCTTTTGTAATACTCAAAATTCACAACAATTCCCCATATATTGCAAAAGgtaagagaaagaagaaaattttGGATCTCGTATAAGAGGTAATGTATCGAAACTGGTATAACAAGTTATATGAACTTGTCCTAGATTTAGAAACTTAACCCACAATATAGTTGGTATAACAAGCTATATGAACGAAAAACACTTAGTGTGTGCTAGCGATTAATTAATCACTTCCAGTGTTATCGCTATGTTGCGCTTACTACACCATGTACATGCCTAGTATTCATGAGTGTTCTACAAATCTTGCCAAAATCTCATGCAAGAGGACCCATTTGACGTTCATATAGGTGATTTCATCAAGTGTATACTGCAAATCACACATCACCCATAAgggatatgaaaatcattaaaaagtTTTTAGAAGTTCAAATTCCTTATACCACATAGAATTAAGTACAAAGTTTACCATCTCAATGACATCAAGCACTTTCACACACTACAGAAATGGACAAATTTGATTTCAAATCAATTTTAGTGCTAGTAAAACTAACAAGTGACTAGTTTTTACCcatatcaataaaaaatcttgggtttccatcacttgtttgtttACCAGAGCCTTGAGTCTCGTTCCCCTTGATGTTTATAAAATCATCTTTCTCTGTAGGGTTTTCGTCAAAGGATCTACTAGATTTTGTTCTGACTTAATATAATCAATGGAATGTTTCACTCTTTAGCAACTGCTTTATCAAATCATGTCTCAATTGTACATATCTGTTCTTTACATTGTAAGTTTAGTTTTTAGCTATAGTTAAGTAAATGTGTgttttgaagaagaagagagacaTCTATTTATAGGAATTGGAGACTCTACACGGTCACAAACTCCCATGATTGCCTAGGGTACTAAAGTTTTGGAGGAACGTTGCTTAGATAGTGGAGGCACATTGCAGGGAAGGGGAGGCAACATTCATGGAACGGGAAACCAAAGGATCTAGTAAACCTCGGATCCAACATTCACAAGGCCAAAAACTAAGGAAATCTGGATaggatataaaatttatattaaccaaaggcaaaagagaaaataaataataaaccaAGTGGTAGAAAAACCTAGACCTCCTTATTGCCCGTGCTGGGGAAATGGCAGGATTTCAACTGAACCGTGCACAAAAAGCCCAAATGAGGCTCACAACTTCATGCACACGAGGCCCACCTCCTTTGCTACCCACTTTGTCTTGGTATATAAACCCTTTGAGAGTATGTCATCTAGGCAGTGTGGGACTATATGCCTTTTGTAATACTCGAAATTCACAAAACACAACACAATCAATGTGTGAATATGTACACATATTTCTTACCTTTCGTTCTGACAAGTTGCAGTAACTCCTGTAGGAATATGAACTATTCTTACAGCACTATCGGTTGTGTTAGCATGCTGGCCACCAGGACCACCAGCCCGAAATCGTTCAATTCTAAGATCAGATTCATTAATCTGTACATGGGTAGATCCATCACCTAGGATTGGAATCACTGCCACAGCAGCAAATGAAGTATGTCGTCGCTTATTGCTGTCAAAAGGTGATATGCGCACCAGCCTGTGCACTCCTATTTCTGCTTTGACATATCCAAATGCAAACTCACCATCTACTTTAATGGTAGCTCGCTGAAAAAGCAAATAGACCCATATATTCAGAAACTAGCAGTTCCcttcaaaagaaaatataacATAAGGGAATAAGTGTCAAAGGCAAAATCTATGTTGAACTAGGCTACAAAAGGAAATGGAATCCTATTGGTGATCTTGCTTGAAGTTTAAATGCTATGCAAATTAAGCAACATAGAACTTGACAGTTGAAAATCAGAAACAGTAATCACATTAGAGGTAGGTAGCCATGGGCCATGCATGCAAGACTTTTGTGGAAAAttgcaaaataattttaaagtaaataatTCTGAAATGGTGTGAAGAAGAACCTTGATTCCTGCAATCTCACCAGGCATTTCATCCATTAAAGTTACTTTATATCCACGCCGCTGTGCCCATGACTTATACATCTGCATGACCATTGATGCCCAGTCCATGCTCTCCGTACCCCCAGCCCCAGCTTGAAcctatataattatataatagtaAGCTTAAAAAGGCATATACGCATACATAACATAGGCCAAGTTCACTTCTTTCTAACGAAGCACGAGGGAAAAAATTGTTAAGATATACTAGTGCAGGATACCAACATCATGTTTTTAGACCTAGATTGATGGCTTGGGCATGAATAGTGATAAAACCAGAAACGCCGtaataaaaacttttaaatGTCTATGACAACAACCTCAATGTAGCAAGAACAAGAATCTTGCTCCCCAGCAAGCAACGCCTCTAGCTCTTTCTCTTTTGCATCTCTTCTCATGTTAAGCAAAACTTTCAATGATTCCTGAAAAGGGAAATATTCAATGCATGAATATATAAATCTGCATGTACTAGAAAGAAATGATCAATCTAACTCCTCTCTACAAACATTGAAAGAGAACAAATTAGTGTTCAACATCAATATATGTTTCCTACAAATTATATCTACCACATAATACGTTGAGCCCTAAAGATTTTCAAACATTTCAGTGTCTACTTAAATTTTCTTTCTTGTGACAATAAATTACCAAATCCTCACCGGCTTAAATTTTTAGTTGTGTTATTCTCCTCATCTTCACTCTACTTTGAACACCAAATCAAAGGAACATAAGGGTCAGATTATTAAGCATCACACCCTTTTGTATGTATAAGACTATAAAAAAAAGGCGAATACATGCCTAGGATAAGATGAAGCGAGTCCCCACCGATTCCAAATCCGCATCATTCTCTTCGCGGGCAAGCTTTATCATGTCAATATGCTCAAGTAACTCTTGTTCCAATGCATTTACTTCTTTCATTTTCCCCAGGAGCGAACCATGTTCTCGGCTTATTTTACCTGCGCGCACCGGATCATCCCAAAGGTCTTCCTTACCCAGCTGGAATGATAACATA from Phaseolus vulgaris cultivar G19833 chromosome 1, P. vulgaris v2.0, whole genome shotgun sequence carries:
- the LOC137814908 gene encoding peptide chain release factor PrfB2, chloroplastic isoform X1, translated to MTCLLRKSLRTKALSPFLHKLVGNSSESHHTLASTCWFWCHQSSHSLPQKTNPCFSSNSIPSSRFSNALLQIRFWVSEAAATEPSTSDGLTVQKILANNWNILDENDGDWKSHAAAVAQSINLIKRRLQWEKLKVRLDMLSFQLGKEDLWDDPVRAGKISREHGSLLGKMKEVNALEQELLEHIDMIKLAREENDADLESESLKVLLNMRRDAKEKELEALLAGEQDSCSCYIEVQAGAGGTESMDWASMVMQMYKSWAQRRGYKVTLMDEMPGEIAGIKRATIKVDGEFAFGYVKAEIGVHRLVRISPFDSNKRRHTSFAAVAVIPILGDGSTHVQINESDLRIERFRAGGPGGQHANTTDSAVRIVHIPTGVTATCQNERSQHQNKASAMAVLQSRLDQLEMARQAKFNAQHTESLTDITWGSQIRSYVLHPYRMVKDLRTNYEVSDPDSVLEGDLDGFILSYLSASLDKEDDA
- the LOC137814908 gene encoding peptide chain release factor PrfB2, chloroplastic isoform X3, translating into MTCLLRKSLRTKALSPFLHKLVGNSSESHHTLASTCWFWCHQSSHSLPQKTNPCFSSNSIPSSRFSNALLQIRFWVSEAAATEPSTSDGLTVQKILANNWNILDENDGDWKSHAAAVAQSINLIKRRLQWEKLKVRLDMLSFQLGKEDLWDDPVRAGKISREHGSLLGKMKEVNALEQELLEHIDMIKLAREENDADLESESLKVLLNMRRDAKEKELEALLAGEQDSCSCYIEVQAGAGGTESMDWASMVMQMYKSWAQRRGYKVTLMDEMPGEIAGIKRATIKVDGEFAFGYVKAEIGVHRLVRISPFDSNKRRHTSFAAVAVIPILGDGSTHVQINESDLRIERFRAGGPGGQHANTTDSAVRIVHIPTGVTATCQNER
- the LOC137814908 gene encoding peptide chain release factor PrfB2, chloroplastic isoform X2 — its product is MTCLLRKSLRTKALSPFLHKLVGNSSESHHTLASTCWFWCHQSSHSLPQKTNPCFSSNSIPSSRFSNALLQIRFWVSEAAATEPSTSDGLTVQKILANNWNILDENDGDWKSHAAAVAQSINLIKRRLQWEKLKVRLDMLSFQLGKEDLWDDPVRAGKISREHGSLLGKMKEVNALEQELLEHIDMIKLAREENDADLESESLKVLLNMRRDAKEKELEALLAGEQDSCSCYIEVQAGAGGTESMDWASMVMQMYKSWAQRRGYKVTLMDEMPGEIAGIKRATIKVDGEFAFGYVKAEIGVHRLVRISPFDSNKRRHTSFAAVAVIPILGDGSTHVQINESDLRIERFRAGGPGGQHANTTDSAVRIVHIPTGVTATCQNERFMGSFASKFHERCLTFLCNVPPLSTQCSSKTPIT
- the LOC137814909 gene encoding uncharacterized protein; protein product: MAFQKKKVRFLTIVTAIVAFSVTAKKCKQLVGESASSHTGKFALLNCFDMNSGTLACSVKEGVKLYMNNIRAARVEGARQEATQSALVDVVKQGMTESASVKYAKKEGEKAAKLASRKAKVTMGPIMSSGWDFFESVYYGGTLTEGFFRGSGTLFGTYAGGFLGEQRLGRLGYLVGSQMGSWFGGKLGLMLYDVVNGLHFLLHSVQTL